In the Methanococcoides sp. LMO-2 genome, one interval contains:
- a CDS encoding GTP-binding protein: MKLVVVAGTPGSGKTSVLLHTIRALKRRGNKPAVVKVDCLWTDDDKRFARLEVPIRVGLARDMCPDHFTIYNTEPMLQWAEEEGSNVLLNETAGLCLRCAPYPDSCLAVCVIDVTTGPNTPLKVGPLLTTADIVVMTKGDIVSQAEREVFRERVLEVNPECMVVEANGLSGKGAIELAELIEEGAEADIEDMTLRYNPPLAICTLCSGEKRVERKFHMGVLRHLDGLMEYKGE, from the coding sequence ATGAAACTCGTAGTTGTTGCAGGAACCCCGGGATCCGGAAAAACATCCGTATTACTTCATACCATACGGGCCCTGAAAAGGCGAGGTAACAAGCCTGCAGTGGTCAAGGTGGACTGTCTCTGGACAGATGATGACAAAAGGTTCGCAAGACTTGAAGTCCCGATCAGGGTAGGTCTTGCCAGGGACATGTGCCCGGACCATTTTACCATTTACAATACTGAGCCCATGCTCCAGTGGGCGGAAGAAGAAGGTTCCAATGTACTGCTCAATGAGACCGCAGGACTGTGCCTGAGGTGTGCACCGTATCCAGACTCCTGCCTGGCCGTCTGTGTCATTGATGTGACAACCGGTCCGAACACCCCACTGAAGGTCGGCCCACTTCTTACGACAGCAGATATAGTTGTCATGACAAAGGGAGATATCGTCTCACAGGCAGAACGTGAGGTGTTCAGGGAAAGGGTACTGGAAGTTAACCCTGAATGCATGGTTGTGGAAGCTAACGGACTTAGCGGAAAAGGTGCCATCGAACTTGCAGAGCTTATCGAGGAAGGAGCTGAAGCAGATATTGAGGATATGACCCTCAGGTACAACCCGCCACTTGCCATTTGTACCCTCTGCAGTGGTGAAAAGCGCGTTGAACGCAAATTCCACATGGGAGTTCTCCGCCACCTCGACGGATTGATGGAATACAAGGGAGAATGA
- a CDS encoding (Fe-S)-binding protein has translation MQEILELLPGYNCGKCGYKQCRDLADNMRRAEDIGLCPFLGKQQFAENRKKLKEILKDRSDSTNIIGVIDGLEADFTLAPLDGEPTCREDIHPIDGTEMKKGDLVRYRPLGCPITHFAKVIEASRGMNTIHMVGPIQRLGNEEVEFIDAGICLIFAFDGKVETGRIPRVGETVKFIPTHCMMQKVHSGIVVGVEERNVRIEAIDLKVW, from the coding sequence ATGCAGGAGATACTTGAACTGCTTCCGGGATACAATTGTGGCAAATGCGGATACAAACAATGCCGCGATCTTGCAGATAACATGAGAAGAGCAGAGGACATAGGACTCTGCCCTTTTCTGGGAAAACAACAGTTCGCCGAGAACAGGAAGAAGCTGAAAGAGATCTTAAAGGACAGGTCTGACAGCACGAACATCATCGGTGTAATCGACGGGCTGGAAGCAGATTTCACCCTTGCACCCCTTGATGGCGAACCCACATGCAGGGAGGACATCCATCCAATTGACGGTACCGAGATGAAAAAAGGTGACCTTGTAAGGTACCGACCACTTGGCTGCCCCATTACGCATTTCGCAAAGGTCATCGAAGCCTCCCGTGGAATGAACACCATCCACATGGTGGGCCCTATCCAGCGCCTTGGAAATGAGGAGGTTGAGTTCATCGATGCAGGAATATGCCTTATCTTCGCCTTTGACGGAAAAGTAGAAACAGGACGTATCCCGAGAGTTGGTGAAACAGTGAAGTTCATTCCCACACATTGCATGATGCAGAAAGTGCATTCAGGCATTGTTGTCGGTGTTGAGGAAAGAAATGTCAGGATCGAAGCGATCGATCTGAAGGTATGGTGA
- the comD gene encoding sulfopyruvate decarboxylase subunit alpha, translating to MDPSTSVFNGMRMAGIDLVVSVPCVNLKDILPMIDNDPNIIHVPVTREEEGVGICAGAYMGGKVPAMLMQNSGLGNSINALASLNKLFHIPLVLIMSHRGIEGETICAQVPMGQLTPSLLDSMDIPYVVPTIDNVEDAIIHAWNIAADKGRPVAVLLEIGFWEAE from the coding sequence ATGGACCCAAGCACATCTGTATTCAATGGTATGAGGATGGCAGGCATCGACCTTGTTGTAAGTGTACCCTGCGTCAACCTGAAAGACATACTTCCAATGATAGATAATGATCCGAACATAATCCATGTTCCGGTAACCCGCGAGGAAGAAGGCGTAGGAATATGTGCCGGAGCCTACATGGGAGGGAAGGTACCTGCAATGCTAATGCAGAACTCAGGACTTGGGAACTCCATCAACGCACTTGCCTCCCTTAATAAATTATTCCACATCCCGCTGGTTCTGATCATGAGCCACAGGGGCATTGAAGGTGAGACCATCTGTGCCCAGGTACCTATGGGCCAGCTTACACCGTCTTTGCTCGATTCCATGGATATACCGTATGTAGTACCAACCATAGACAACGTGGAAGATGCAATAATCCATGCATGGAACATCGCAGCTGATAAAGGCAGGCCTGTTGCCGTCCTTCTCGAGATCGGTTTCTGGGAGGCAGAATGA
- the comE gene encoding sulfopyruvate decarboxylase subunit beta — translation MKRIDAISMIARKAEEKNSLIVANIGYPSRELHDLKDKPGNFYMLGSMGLSSSIGLGLSLAVPERHVIAIDGDGSVLMNMGSLATIAHQKPENYLLVIIDNGTYGSTGDQPTATSLGTDLGAVAKGAGIDEVHTVDNEDDLEKMLKEVDRGVLVVRVDPGNASVPVICLSPEEIIERFMTECARPSE, via the coding sequence ATGAAACGCATAGATGCGATCTCAATGATAGCCAGAAAGGCAGAGGAGAAGAACTCACTCATTGTAGCCAACATTGGTTATCCTTCCAGGGAACTCCACGATCTGAAAGACAAGCCGGGAAACTTCTACATGCTTGGCTCCATGGGACTTTCATCATCCATTGGCCTCGGACTTTCCCTTGCTGTCCCTGAAAGACATGTCATTGCCATAGACGGTGATGGCTCAGTCCTCATGAACATGGGAAGCCTTGCCACCATTGCACACCAGAAACCTGAGAACTACCTGCTTGTTATCATTGACAACGGAACCTACGGTTCCACCGGAGACCAGCCTACAGCCACATCCCTTGGAACAGATCTTGGTGCTGTTGCAAAAGGAGCAGGAATCGACGAAGTTCACACAGTGGATAACGAAGATGATCTCGAAAAGATGCTAAAAGAAGTTGACAGGGGAGTGCTCGTTGTACGCGTGGATCCTGGAAATGCATCCGTACCCGTGATCTGCCTTTCCCCTGAAGAGATAATCGAGCGCTTCATGACTGAATGTGCTCGACCATCTGAGTAA
- a CDS encoding methanogenesis marker 16 metalloprotein: MERSIESINERIGKGEAVVLTAQEVCELTDRGEDIEKVDVVTAATRAIMSGTYAILSFPVDAPCSFLRAKEVYMNGVPAHTGPCPNERLGILDLMLFGTDHSLDDHHYGAGHLFRDLVAGNPVDVKVVTDGDVTFTTQVTLADMPYAMMYGTRHAFKNYSAFVNTSDDTISSIFHAMDFGPRLTEATISGCGQINPVKNDPLLQSIGIGTRILMNGSEGFILGSGTRSAKEKPNLTAFADMHDMDPEYMGGFFTSAGPECIVSWAVPIAVTDPSVVDAITERDRQIKMSVMAVDKRACVGYSTYGDVWEDVDLEVTFAPDECINCALCEPQENCPMAAISFEEDNVKLDRYACFNCGLCMTLCVGDVFTGKMGSINFELGDYSANVPIVLRQSDKKRALELSEKLKERILDGSFRLTQMVEHIQS, encoded by the coding sequence ATGGAACGCAGTATTGAAAGTATAAATGAACGCATCGGAAAAGGCGAAGCTGTTGTGCTCACTGCACAGGAGGTCTGTGAACTTACGGACCGTGGCGAAGATATCGAAAAGGTGGATGTTGTGACAGCAGCGACACGTGCCATTATGAGCGGTACCTATGCTATCCTCTCTTTCCCTGTGGATGCACCCTGCAGTTTCCTGCGGGCAAAGGAAGTCTATATGAACGGAGTCCCTGCACACACGGGTCCGTGTCCCAACGAAAGGCTGGGTATCCTTGACCTGATGCTCTTTGGTACGGATCACAGCCTTGATGACCACCACTATGGTGCAGGTCATCTCTTCCGTGACCTTGTAGCAGGGAATCCTGTGGATGTAAAGGTGGTCACAGATGGTGATGTAACATTCACAACACAGGTTACATTAGCCGATATGCCATATGCCATGATGTATGGTACACGTCATGCTTTCAAGAACTATTCCGCTTTTGTGAACACTTCCGATGACACAATTTCTTCCATATTCCATGCAATGGACTTCGGCCCAAGGCTTACCGAGGCCACTATCTCCGGCTGCGGGCAGATCAATCCTGTGAAGAACGATCCACTGCTCCAGTCCATTGGAATCGGGACACGCATTCTCATGAACGGCTCGGAAGGTTTCATATTGGGCTCCGGTACCCGCAGTGCCAAAGAGAAACCAAACCTTACGGCCTTTGCAGATATGCATGACATGGACCCTGAATACATGGGTGGTTTCTTCACTTCAGCCGGTCCGGAATGTATTGTTTCCTGGGCTGTACCGATAGCTGTTACCGATCCTTCGGTCGTTGATGCGATAACCGAACGTGACAGGCAGATCAAAATGTCAGTCATGGCCGTGGACAAAAGGGCTTGTGTTGGATATTCCACGTATGGTGATGTGTGGGAAGATGTGGACCTGGAGGTAACGTTCGCTCCTGATGAATGCATCAACTGTGCTTTGTGTGAGCCTCAGGAGAACTGTCCGATGGCTGCTATCAGTTTCGAAGAGGACAATGTAAAACTTGACAGGTATGCATGTTTCAACTGTGGCCTGTGTATGACCCTGTGTGTTGGGGATGTTTTCACAGGTAAGATGGGTTCCATCAATTTCGAGCTGGGTGATTATTCGGCCAACGTTCCTATCGTATTGCGCCAGTCTGACAAAAAGAGGGCACTGGAGCTGTCAGAAAAATTAAAAGAAAGGATTCTGGATGGCTCATTCCGTCTTACTCAGATGGTCGAGCACATTCAGTCATGA
- a CDS encoding cation:proton antiporter, translating into MESFVINNLTIIFGFSIGILYLCHRLHIPIIVGFLFTGMLLGPHGSGLIDAVEEVEVLAEIGIVLLLFTIGVELSLKDLWSMKRAVLIGGSIQVLLTTVVVYFISSWMGYGYGESIFVGFLFSLSSTAIVLKLLQKRGELHAPHGRLSLAILLYQDVIVVPMILVTPFLAGVGGNGDPALIPIIAKGIGLVVLVMASAKWIVPNVLYQITKTRDSELFFLSIIVVCLSVAWLTSSMGLSLALGAFLAGLIISESEYSHQAMSNLIPFRDIFMSFFFISIGMLLDIDHFLGNPLLFIMVAAGVLLLKSVIAGLASYLLGFPLRTAILGGLALAQVGEFSFVLSRFGLEFGILEQDVYQLFLVVSILTMAVTSSVMSLSPRVADRVVNLPIPSKLKCGFHPGAMESVLDKKTHLEDHLIIAGFGFNGHTVAKAATVAGIPYLILDTNPETVRKEQLKGEMVYYGDSSQKGVLEHADIKNARVLVVCISDPAGTRRSVSLARKMNPNVHIIARTQYLQEMEPLYALGANEVIPEEFETSIEIFVRLMKRYLIPKDEIDRFVAEIRSDGYEMFRTLSGTMNIYDMEVDIPDMNITNVRVRSSSFVVGKTLAQLELRKKYGVTILAIRRNSEIISNPDPDLFLTSHDVVVLMGAPEMISKVDPLFAGGSIE; encoded by the coding sequence ATGGAATCTTTTGTAATTAACAATCTTACCATTATTTTCGGTTTTTCCATAGGCATCCTCTATCTCTGTCACCGCCTTCACATACCCATAATCGTAGGATTTCTTTTCACGGGTATGCTGCTGGGGCCCCATGGCTCCGGTCTCATAGATGCCGTCGAAGAGGTGGAAGTACTTGCCGAGATCGGCATAGTGTTGCTGCTTTTTACGATCGGTGTCGAGCTGTCCTTAAAGGATCTCTGGAGTATGAAAAGGGCTGTCCTCATAGGCGGTTCGATACAGGTACTGCTCACCACAGTGGTAGTCTATTTCATTTCTTCCTGGATGGGGTATGGTTATGGGGAATCCATCTTTGTCGGTTTCCTTTTCTCTCTTAGCAGTACTGCTATCGTTCTCAAACTACTGCAGAAAAGGGGGGAGCTGCATGCCCCGCATGGTCGTCTTTCCCTTGCGATCCTGCTTTACCAGGATGTCATTGTGGTTCCAATGATTCTGGTCACACCATTCCTGGCAGGTGTAGGTGGGAATGGTGATCCGGCCCTTATTCCCATAATTGCAAAAGGCATAGGGCTGGTCGTTCTGGTAATGGCAAGTGCAAAGTGGATCGTTCCGAACGTTCTCTATCAGATCACAAAGACCCGTGACTCTGAGCTCTTCTTCCTGAGCATTATTGTTGTCTGTCTTTCTGTTGCCTGGCTTACTTCCAGCATGGGACTGTCGCTGGCGCTTGGTGCTTTCCTTGCAGGTCTGATCATCTCGGAATCCGAGTACAGCCATCAGGCAATGAGCAACCTTATCCCCTTCCGTGATATTTTCATGAGCTTCTTCTTCATCTCCATAGGAATGCTGCTTGATATCGATCATTTCCTTGGCAACCCCTTACTGTTCATAATGGTGGCTGCAGGCGTCCTGCTGTTGAAATCAGTGATCGCGGGCCTGGCCTCATATCTGCTTGGCTTCCCCCTGCGTACGGCGATCCTGGGAGGGCTTGCATTGGCACAGGTAGGAGAGTTCTCATTCGTCCTGTCAAGGTTTGGACTGGAGTTCGGGATACTTGAACAGGATGTATATCAGTTGTTCCTTGTGGTTTCCATTCTTACCATGGCAGTAACTTCATCGGTCATGTCCCTTTCACCCAGGGTAGCAGACCGGGTAGTGAACCTGCCCATTCCATCAAAGCTCAAATGTGGTTTTCATCCCGGGGCCATGGAGTCTGTTCTTGATAAAAAGACCCATCTTGAAGACCATCTTATTATTGCAGGTTTTGGTTTCAATGGTCACACCGTTGCAAAGGCGGCAACAGTTGCCGGTATCCCATATCTTATCCTTGATACCAACCCAGAGACCGTCAGAAAGGAACAGTTAAAAGGTGAAATGGTCTACTACGGTGACTCTTCCCAGAAAGGAGTACTGGAACATGCGGATATCAAGAATGCAAGGGTACTTGTGGTCTGCATATCCGATCCGGCAGGGACAAGGAGGTCGGTTTCACTTGCCCGTAAAATGAATCCCAATGTTCACATCATTGCCCGTACACAGTATCTTCAGGAAATGGAACCATTGTATGCACTTGGTGCAAATGAGGTCATTCCCGAGGAATTCGAGACCTCTATTGAGATATTCGTGAGACTGATGAAGAGGTATCTTATTCCAAAGGATGAGATCGACAGATTTGTTGCAGAGATACGTTCGGACGGATATGAGATGTTCAGGACACTGTCTGGTACGATGAATATCTATGACATGGAAGTCGATATCCCGGATATGAACATCACGAACGTAAGGGTAAGGTCTTCCTCATTTGTGGTTGGGAAGACACTTGCCCAGCTTGAGCTCAGGAAGAAGTATGGGGTAACCATACTCGCCATCCGCAGGAACTCGGAGATCATTTCAAATCCGGACCCTGATCTTTTCCTCACCTCGCATGATGTGGTGGTATTGATGGGTGCACCGGAAATGATCTCAAAGGTCGATCCGCTGTTCGCAGGCGGGAGCATTGAATAA
- a CDS encoding tyrosine--tRNA ligase → MEKMDLIKRNVQEIVTEEELTKLLESKENPSAYTGYEPSGKIHMGHVLTVNKLMDLQKAGFEITVLLADVHAYMNQKGTMEEVRKTADYNKECFLALGLDPEKTNFVYGSDFQLSPDYMLNVLKLTQATSLNRAKRSMDEVGRKMEDPKVSQMVYPIMQAIDIALLGVDVAVGGIDQRKIHMLAREGLPGLGFKAPLCIHTPILIGLDGTKMSSSSENYISVDDDAASIKKKLKKAFCPAGVVEDNPVMALFKYHIMPRYDEIVFERPEKFGGDLVCKSYEDLEAVFSDETLHPMDLKNGAAKYINEILDPVREVLL, encoded by the coding sequence ATGGAAAAGATGGACCTTATAAAAAGAAATGTACAGGAGATTGTCACGGAAGAGGAGCTTACAAAATTGCTGGAGTCAAAGGAAAACCCTTCAGCATATACAGGCTACGAACCCAGTGGGAAGATCCACATGGGTCATGTTCTTACTGTGAACAAGCTGATGGACCTTCAGAAGGCAGGATTTGAGATCACTGTCCTTCTTGCGGATGTCCATGCCTACATGAACCAGAAAGGTACAATGGAAGAGGTTCGCAAGACTGCGGACTACAACAAGGAATGTTTCCTTGCACTGGGACTTGATCCGGAAAAGACCAATTTCGTATATGGTTCTGATTTCCAGCTCTCTCCTGACTACATGCTCAATGTGCTCAAGCTTACTCAGGCTACTTCACTTAACAGGGCAAAGAGAAGCATGGATGAGGTAGGAAGGAAGATGGAAGATCCTAAGGTCTCCCAGATGGTCTATCCGATCATGCAGGCCATTGATATCGCACTTCTTGGCGTTGACGTTGCAGTTGGTGGTATTGACCAGAGGAAGATCCACATGCTTGCAAGGGAAGGATTACCAGGACTTGGCTTCAAGGCTCCGCTTTGTATCCACACCCCGATACTTATCGGACTTGACGGTACCAAGATGTCATCCTCCAGCGAGAATTACATTTCAGTGGACGATGATGCAGCATCCATAAAGAAGAAACTTAAGAAAGCATTCTGTCCTGCAGGCGTTGTTGAAGACAACCCGGTGATGGCACTCTTCAAGTATCACATAATGCCACGTTATGATGAGATCGTATTCGAAAGGCCGGAAAAGTTCGGCGGCGATCTTGTGTGCAAGAGCTATGAAGACCTTGAGGCTGTATTTTCAGATGAGACCCTTCATCCGATGGACCTGAAGAATGGTGCAGCAAAGTACATCAATGAGATACTTGACCCTGTAAGGGAAGTACTTCTCTGA
- a CDS encoding tRNA(His) guanylyltransferase Thg1 family protein, whose translation MKQREIYSDLRCLAPVIIRVDGRTFKHTLSRLGCKKPYDEKFASAMADSLELFFKKSGMSAALAYTFSDEASILFFDLPFDGRVEKLDSVVASYLSSAFTIKMGLDEPVSFDSRIIPVEKEQVPEYLIWRQNESWRNCVSSYGYYTLLSEGMGEKEAASALKGKKAADIHEMLFQRGINLDKVPTWQKRGVVIHKTEYHKTGFDPVKNERTLGKRSKVVQDWEIPMFSSEEGDDFLKRYLGH comes from the coding sequence ATGAAACAGCGGGAGATCTATTCTGATCTGCGCTGCCTTGCTCCTGTGATCATACGAGTTGATGGCAGGACATTCAAACATACGCTTTCACGGCTTGGTTGCAAAAAGCCATACGATGAAAAGTTTGCATCTGCCATGGCGGATTCCCTTGAACTTTTCTTCAAAAAAAGCGGAATGAGTGCAGCGCTGGCATATACTTTTTCTGACGAGGCGAGCATTCTTTTCTTTGACCTGCCATTTGATGGAAGGGTCGAGAAGCTTGATTCGGTGGTCGCCAGTTACCTTAGCAGTGCTTTTACAATTAAGATGGGTCTTGATGAACCCGTTTCCTTTGATTCAAGGATCATCCCTGTCGAAAAGGAGCAGGTCCCGGAATACCTGATCTGGCGACAGAACGAATCCTGGCGCAATTGTGTTAGTTCCTATGGTTATTACACACTTCTTTCCGAAGGCATGGGTGAGAAGGAAGCTGCATCTGCTCTTAAGGGCAAGAAAGCCGCGGACATACATGAGATGCTGTTCCAGCGTGGCATAAACCTTGATAAGGTCCCTACCTGGCAGAAAAGAGGAGTTGTGATACACAAGACCGAGTATCATAAGACCGGTTTTGATCCTGTGAAGAACGAAAGGACCCTTGGTAAACGAAGCAAAGTGGTCCAGGACTGGGAAATCCCAATGTTCTCTTCTGAGGAAGGGGACGATTTTTTGAAAAGATATCTGGGTCACTGA
- a CDS encoding PRC-barrel domain-containing protein has product MRADITSLFGLNVYTNQGTYVGKVNDLVFDVDERVVSGLALSDINRDIFDVTTRGVILPYRWVVTTGDIVLIRDIVKRFKKPVQEGEKED; this is encoded by the coding sequence ATGCGCGCAGATATAACATCACTGTTTGGGTTAAATGTGTATACGAATCAGGGTACGTATGTGGGAAAAGTGAACGATCTTGTTTTTGATGTGGATGAGAGGGTCGTATCCGGCCTCGCTCTTTCAGACATCAACCGTGACATCTTCGATGTTACAACAAGAGGTGTCATTCTTCCATACAGGTGGGTAGTGACCACAGGTGACATTGTCCTCATACGTGACATCGTTAAAAGGTTCAAGAAACCTGTACAAGAGGGAGAAAAGGAAGACTGA
- a CDS encoding ribonuclease H-like domain-containing protein produces the protein MLTSTYTHIPGIGKTIEKRIWESGHCQWDEYLENQDHISIPATRKEKIEKGIIESKDHLAMRDYEYFARCLPGAEHWRAFEHFSDSVAYVDIETTGLSANSSCITVVGIYDGKDAKTYVKGIDLDDIVEELQKYELLVSFNGARFDLPFIQHEFPEIDFNQLHVDLMYPLRRIGLSGGLKAIEKKLGIQRTDDTVDITGFDAVRLWHEYERGSEEALDLLLEYNREDIVNLETIINKTYQQFIERTFEKALGK, from the coding sequence ATGCTTACAAGCACCTACACACATATTCCCGGAATAGGAAAAACGATTGAAAAACGCATATGGGAGAGCGGACACTGCCAATGGGACGAGTACCTGGAGAACCAGGACCACATTTCAATACCTGCAACAAGGAAAGAAAAGATCGAGAAAGGCATCATCGAATCCAAAGACCACCTTGCAATGAGGGATTACGAGTACTTCGCCAGATGCCTCCCCGGTGCAGAACACTGGAGGGCCTTTGAGCATTTCTCGGACTCTGTCGCTTATGTGGATATTGAGACCACTGGCCTGTCAGCAAACAGTTCCTGCATTACCGTGGTCGGAATCTATGACGGAAAGGATGCAAAAACGTATGTCAAAGGCATTGACCTTGACGACATCGTGGAAGAGCTGCAGAAATACGAACTCCTGGTATCCTTCAACGGAGCACGCTTTGACCTGCCTTTCATCCAGCACGAGTTCCCGGAGATCGATTTCAACCAGCTCCATGTGGACCTCATGTACCCTCTGCGCCGCATTGGCCTTTCTGGTGGCTTAAAGGCCATCGAAAAGAAGCTGGGAATACAGAGAACTGATGATACAGTTGACATCACCGGTTTCGATGCGGTCAGGCTCTGGCATGAGTACGAGCGAGGAAGCGAGGAAGCACTGGACCTTCTCCTTGAATACAACCGGGAAGATATCGTCAACCTGGAAACCATTATCAATAAAACATACCAGCAGTTTATCGAAAGGACATTCGAGAAAGCCCTTGGAAAATGA
- the uvrC gene encoding excinuclease ABC subunit UvrC, whose translation MKPDISNIPDLPGVYLMKDDSDNIIYIGKAKSLKKRVSQYFQSGKHHSSKTRAMVRKIRDIDYIVTESEVAALILEANLVKKNRPHYNIDLKDDKRYPYVKVTVNKKYPRIFITRKRLMDGALYFGPYTNVKPVRRTLDMISQVFRIKRCNRKIDGKRHRPCLNFHIDRCYAPCNGSISEEEYRSNVMEAVKFLKGDTAGILRSLTEKMQEHAKAQEFEAAAAVRDQITALKSLSEQQTATAGNNDSDLIATAADEETIFVQVFYIRDGNMVGKADFSLSWGDAAGDISRIVAEFIKQYYQDAPVPPEILVQHQIPDEELITKWLSERASRSVHIQVPARGDKKKLLDMAARNAVMTMEQSHIRKSDQDAALQALVHLRDELSLPTLPVHIEGFDISNISGTDAVGSLVVFKNGMPAKDQYRHFNIKTVKGIDDFAMMAEVVGRRYRKQKNENNKMPDLILIDGGPGQVGAAMGSLRDLGLDIPLVGLAKRFEHIIVPKEEQDEVVILPHTSDALKMLMQVRDESHRFAVSSHRRRRTARLSHSELDSIPGIGSSRKKALLNHFGSIDKIRRSSVEELADVEGITKGLAEKIIEHFKSKQN comes from the coding sequence ATGAAGCCGGATATATCCAACATTCCTGACCTGCCGGGCGTCTACCTGATGAAGGACGACTCCGACAACATAATCTACATCGGAAAGGCAAAATCCCTGAAGAAAAGGGTCAGCCAGTACTTCCAGTCCGGGAAACACCATTCTTCGAAGACCAGGGCAATGGTCAGGAAGATCAGGGATATCGACTATATTGTCACCGAATCCGAAGTCGCCGCACTGATACTTGAAGCAAATCTTGTAAAGAAGAACAGGCCCCACTATAACATCGACCTGAAGGATGACAAACGATACCCTTACGTGAAGGTCACGGTCAACAAGAAATACCCTCGAATATTCATAACACGCAAGAGGCTCATGGACGGAGCACTCTATTTTGGACCCTACACCAATGTCAAGCCGGTTCGCCGTACACTTGACATGATATCACAGGTGTTCAGGATAAAAAGGTGCAACCGCAAGATAGACGGGAAGAGACACCGACCATGTCTTAACTTTCACATCGACCGCTGCTATGCACCCTGCAACGGTTCTATTTCTGAGGAAGAATACCGCAGTAACGTCATGGAAGCCGTGAAATTCCTGAAAGGGGACACCGCAGGAATTCTCAGATCGCTTACGGAAAAGATGCAGGAGCATGCAAAAGCACAGGAGTTCGAGGCCGCTGCTGCAGTTCGTGACCAGATCACAGCTCTCAAGAGCCTGTCCGAGCAGCAGACCGCCACAGCAGGGAACAATGACAGCGACCTCATAGCCACGGCAGCCGATGAGGAAACGATCTTTGTGCAGGTCTTCTACATCCGTGACGGAAACATGGTGGGTAAAGCTGACTTCTCACTTTCATGGGGAGACGCGGCCGGGGATATCTCCAGAATTGTGGCAGAGTTCATCAAGCAATACTACCAGGATGCACCGGTGCCGCCGGAGATCCTTGTACAGCACCAGATACCCGATGAGGAGCTTATCACAAAATGGCTGTCCGAAAGAGCATCCCGAAGCGTCCACATACAAGTGCCTGCAAGGGGGGATAAGAAAAAACTACTTGACATGGCTGCAAGGAATGCGGTCATGACAATGGAACAATCCCACATCAGGAAAAGTGATCAGGATGCGGCACTGCAGGCACTGGTACACCTTCGTGATGAACTCTCCCTGCCAACACTTCCTGTACACATTGAGGGTTTTGACATATCCAACATATCAGGGACCGACGCGGTGGGATCCCTTGTGGTCTTCAAAAACGGAATGCCTGCAAAGGACCAGTACCGGCACTTCAATATCAAGACGGTAAAGGGAATAGATGACTTTGCCATGATGGCAGAAGTTGTGGGGCGCCGGTACAGGAAGCAGAAAAATGAGAATAATAAAATGCCTGACCTTATCCTCATTGACGGAGGACCGGGACAGGTGGGTGCCGCAATGGGATCGCTCAGGGATCTGGGGCTTGACATACCACTGGTCGGCCTGGCAAAACGATTCGAGCATATCATCGTTCCGAAGGAAGAACAGGATGAAGTTGTAATACTACCACATACCTCGGATGCGCTGAAGATGCTCATGCAGGTAAGGGATGAGTCCCACCGCTTTGCAGTATCCTCGCATCGCAGAAGAAGGACTGCAAGGCTGTCCCATTCCGAGCTGGATTCGATACCTGGCATAGGTTCGTCCAGGAAGAAGGCCTTGTTGAACCACTTTGGATCCATCGATAAGATAAGGCGTTCTTCTGTGGAAGAGCTTGCTGACGTGGAAGGCATCACCAAAGGGCTTGCCGAGAAGATAATTGAGCATTTCAAGAGCAAGCAGAATTGA